A single window of Acidimicrobiales bacterium DNA harbors:
- a CDS encoding peptidase M24: protein MSRDATSPTATAGKAGSLPPMDFPSRIRRLREKLVEEKVDALLVTRLQNIRYLTGFTGSAGLLWVSADELLFVTDGRYAEQSEQEIGAAGVDVQIEITSSEQREIVSARGAGARRIALEAHDVSWSSQRKIAAEWFPSAELVPSEGWIERLRQVKDPGEVARIRAAASIADRALESCVGALDEHPTETEFALELDFSMRRLGADEPAFATIVASGPNAAKPHARPTDRRIGPGDVVVIDFGATVDGYRSDMTRTFLLDGASGELQRMFAVVSEAQAAGVDTVRAGVTARDVDAACRRVIDSAGWGDAFVHATGHGLGLDIHEDPRISSRSEDVLAEGMTVTVEPGVYVAGVGGVRVEDTVLVGSDGCVPLTSAPKTPQPRPSATAGRG from the coding sequence ATGTCCCGCGATGCCACCTCTCCCACAGCCACGGCGGGGAAGGCCGGTTCTCTGCCCCCGATGGACTTTCCCTCTCGCATCAGGAGGCTGCGAGAGAAGCTCGTCGAGGAGAAGGTCGACGCGCTGTTGGTGACCCGTCTCCAGAACATCCGCTACCTCACCGGCTTCACCGGTTCGGCGGGGCTTCTCTGGGTGTCGGCCGACGAACTCCTGTTCGTGACCGACGGGCGCTACGCCGAGCAGTCTGAGCAAGAGATCGGTGCCGCCGGCGTCGACGTGCAGATAGAGATCACCTCGTCCGAACAGCGTGAGATCGTCTCCGCTCGTGGTGCCGGTGCTCGGCGCATAGCCCTCGAAGCCCACGACGTCAGCTGGTCGAGCCAGCGCAAGATCGCCGCAGAGTGGTTCCCGTCGGCCGAGCTGGTCCCTTCGGAGGGATGGATCGAACGGCTCCGTCAGGTGAAGGATCCGGGAGAGGTCGCTCGTATCAGGGCAGCGGCTTCGATAGCAGACCGAGCGCTCGAGTCTTGTGTGGGAGCCCTCGATGAACACCCGACGGAGACGGAATTCGCGCTCGAACTGGACTTCTCGATGCGTCGTCTCGGTGCGGACGAACCTGCCTTCGCGACCATCGTCGCCTCCGGCCCGAACGCCGCGAAGCCTCATGCCCGGCCGACCGACCGCAGAATTGGTCCAGGGGACGTCGTGGTGATCGACTTCGGGGCCACAGTGGACGGCTACAGGTCCGACATGACGCGGACTTTCCTGTTGGACGGGGCGTCGGGCGAACTGCAGAGGATGTTCGCCGTCGTCTCCGAAGCGCAGGCTGCGGGCGTTGACACCGTCCGGGCGGGGGTGACGGCGAGAGACGTCGACGCTGCGTGCCGCCGCGTGATCGACTCCGCGGGCTGGGGAGATGCTTTCGTGCACGCCACCGGCCACGGCTTGGGGTTGGACATACACGAGGATCCGCGCATCTCCTCCAGATCCGAGGACGTGCTCGCGGAGGGGATGACGGTGACCGTCGAGCCGGGCGTGTACGTGGCGGGCGTCGGGGGCGTCCGGGTCGAAGACACCGTGCTGGTGGGCTCGGACGGCTGTGTCCCCCTCACCTCGGCTCCCAAGACGCCACAGCCGCGACCGTCCGCGACGGCGGGTCGGGGGTAG
- the aroQ gene encoding 3-dehydroquinate dehydratase, with product MATRPVILLLSGPNLAILGDRQPDVYGTATLEEHVSLARRTAQELGYDLRHVHSDHEGDLVEAVHRARGEAVAVIVNPGALTHYGWSLHDALAAFDGPVVELHLTNPASREAWRQVSVIAPVASGVVSGFGVAGYRLAVEAVHSIIS from the coding sequence ATGGCGACGAGGCCGGTGATCCTGCTGCTGTCCGGTCCCAATCTCGCGATCCTCGGAGACCGGCAACCGGATGTCTACGGCACGGCCACTCTCGAGGAGCACGTGTCGTTGGCGAGGAGGACTGCACAGGAGCTCGGCTACGACCTGAGGCACGTTCACTCCGATCATGAGGGTGATCTGGTCGAGGCGGTGCACAGGGCTCGCGGCGAGGCGGTCGCCGTCATCGTAAACCCCGGCGCCCTCACCCACTACGGCTGGTCGCTGCACGACGCCCTCGCCGCGTTCGACGGTCCGGTGGTCGAGCTCCACCTGACGAACCCTGCTTCTCGTGAGGCTTGGCGGCAGGTCTCGGTGATCGCTCCCGTGGCCTCCGGAGTCGTCTCGGGTTTCGGCGTCGCCGGGTATCGGCTCGCAGTCGAGGCCGTCCACTCGATCATTTCGTAG
- the efp gene encoding elongation factor P codes for MVAISTNDLKNGMTLEIDGELFHVVEFLHVKPGKGGAFVRTTLKNAKTGAVLERTFRAGEKVERAVIDKRSMQYLYRDGDDFVFMDGESYEQVPVPVRTLGDSANYLVEGDEALLLWYRDEVVGVELPAAVTLEVVETEPGVQGDRVSGATKPAKVQTGLVVQVPLFVSVGDKIKVDTRSGEYLSRA; via the coding sequence ATGGTTGCCATAAGTACCAACGATCTCAAGAACGGAATGACCTTGGAGATCGACGGCGAGCTCTTCCACGTCGTCGAGTTCCTGCACGTCAAGCCCGGCAAGGGCGGGGCGTTCGTCCGGACCACCCTGAAGAACGCCAAGACTGGCGCAGTGCTGGAGCGGACCTTTCGAGCCGGCGAGAAGGTCGAACGGGCCGTCATCGACAAGAGATCGATGCAATACCTGTATCGCGACGGTGACGACTTCGTGTTCATGGACGGCGAGTCGTACGAACAGGTTCCCGTACCGGTGAGGACGCTGGGCGATTCGGCCAACTACCTGGTCGAAGGGGACGAGGCCCTGCTCCTCTGGTACAGGGACGAGGTGGTCGGCGTCGAGCTCCCGGCCGCCGTGACCCTGGAGGTCGTCGAGACCGAACCCGGGGTGCAGGGGGACCGTGTCTCGGGCGCGACCAAGCCGGCGAAGGTACAGACGGGACTCGTCGTGCAGGTTCCGCTCTTCGTGTCGGTGGGGGACAAGATCAAGGTCGACACCCGC
- the rifG gene encoding 3-dehydroquinate synthase, with amino-acid sequence MGRSVLVDLGERSYEVIVDRGASGRLADLLPTRHRRVAVVTQEGIPHRPDPGREHSYFVMPPGEEAKSMSVVEELCRGFARWGLTRGDLVLAVGGGVVTDTAGFAAACYHRGVPVIHVPTTLLAQVDAAIGGKCGVNLPEGKNLVGAYWQPEAVICDPDLLETLPPEEFRSGLGEMVKYQFLGADLEGVDLEEQIARCVEVKAKVVSADEREERGLREILNYGHTLAHALEVAGRYDLSHGEAVAIGVVFDAVLAERLGRIDESRVREHVELVRKSGLPDRIPPGYDTDELVELMTRDKKVRSGGSGLTFALDGPRGVEVVRDVPEGLVRETIARCSADR; translated from the coding sequence TTGGGTCGTAGCGTGCTGGTCGATCTCGGCGAGCGCTCGTATGAGGTGATCGTCGATCGTGGCGCCTCGGGCCGCCTCGCCGATCTCCTTCCTACCCGGCACCGGCGCGTCGCCGTGGTGACCCAGGAGGGCATCCCTCACCGCCCCGATCCCGGGCGCGAGCACTCGTACTTCGTGATGCCTCCGGGTGAGGAGGCGAAGTCCATGAGCGTGGTCGAGGAGCTTTGCAGAGGGTTCGCTCGGTGGGGGCTGACCCGCGGGGACCTCGTCCTGGCGGTCGGCGGCGGTGTGGTCACAGACACGGCCGGCTTCGCAGCGGCCTGCTACCACCGGGGGGTTCCTGTCATACACGTTCCGACCACTCTCTTGGCACAAGTGGACGCTGCGATCGGCGGGAAGTGTGGAGTGAACCTCCCCGAGGGGAAGAACCTGGTCGGCGCCTACTGGCAACCAGAGGCGGTGATATGCGATCCGGACCTGCTGGAGACACTCCCCCCGGAGGAGTTCAGGTCGGGACTCGGCGAGATGGTGAAGTACCAGTTCCTCGGCGCAGACCTCGAAGGCGTCGACCTCGAGGAGCAGATCGCGAGGTGTGTCGAAGTCAAGGCGAAGGTGGTCTCGGCCGACGAGAGGGAGGAGCGGGGGTTGAGGGAGATCCTCAACTATGGCCACACTCTCGCGCACGCCCTAGAGGTGGCAGGACGGTACGACCTCAGTCACGGAGAGGCGGTGGCGATCGGTGTCGTGTTCGACGCTGTTTTGGCCGAACGGCTCGGCCGAATCGACGAGAGTCGTGTGCGTGAACACGTCGAACTCGTTCGCAAAAGCGGCCTACCCGACCGGATACCGCCAGGCTATGACACCGACGAGCTGGTGGAGTTGATGACGCGCGACAAGAAGGTGCGGTCGGGCGGCTCGGGTCTGACCTTCGCTCTCGACGGACCGAGAGGTGTCGAGGTGGTCAGGGACGTGCCGGAAGGACTCGTTCGTGAGACGATCGCGAGGTGCTCGGCTGATCGATGA
- the aroC gene encoding chorismate synthase: MLRFLTAGESHGPALVAIVEGLPAGLEITVEHFATELARRRLGYGRGPRMRLEKDELRILGGVRHGRTLGGPVAVEIANTEWETRWKEEMSPHPGGVRRPLTRPRPGHADLAGMQKYRLDDARDVLERASARETAARVVVGTLAKRLLASIDVAVVSHVIQIGSVRSQSARRPRPSDQEAVDSSPVRCFDEEAAEAMVREIERAEGDGDSLGGVVEVLAYGVPVGLGSHVHWDRRLDAALAGALMSIQAVKYVEIGEGAEIVGMRGSAAHDPIEWDDDAGGYRRRSHRAGGIEGGMSTGDLLVARVGMKPLATLRRPVLPTVDVHTKEESVSFKERTDVTAVPAMGVVAEAMVAWVLACEASRKFGGDSTEEFVRNYRSWEADLRERGQSVAREGGP; encoded by the coding sequence GTGCTGCGCTTTCTTACCGCAGGGGAGTCCCACGGCCCGGCTCTGGTCGCCATCGTCGAAGGGCTCCCCGCGGGATTGGAGATCACGGTCGAGCACTTCGCGACCGAACTGGCGCGCCGCCGACTCGGATACGGACGTGGGCCGCGCATGCGACTCGAAAAGGACGAACTGCGGATCCTAGGGGGCGTGAGGCACGGGCGGACGCTGGGTGGCCCCGTCGCGGTGGAGATCGCCAACACCGAGTGGGAGACCCGGTGGAAGGAGGAGATGTCTCCGCACCCGGGCGGGGTTCGCAGACCTCTGACGAGGCCGAGACCGGGGCACGCGGACCTGGCGGGCATGCAGAAATATCGACTGGACGACGCGCGTGACGTCCTCGAGAGGGCTTCGGCCCGTGAGACGGCGGCGCGTGTCGTGGTCGGCACCCTCGCCAAGCGCCTGCTCGCGTCGATCGACGTGGCGGTCGTCTCCCACGTCATCCAGATCGGTTCGGTCCGCAGCCAGAGCGCCCGTCGACCCCGCCCCTCAGACCAGGAGGCCGTGGATTCCTCACCGGTGCGGTGCTTCGACGAAGAGGCGGCCGAGGCGATGGTCCGAGAGATAGAGCGGGCGGAAGGGGACGGCGACTCTCTCGGCGGAGTGGTCGAAGTGCTGGCATACGGCGTCCCCGTGGGTCTCGGGAGTCACGTGCACTGGGATCGCCGCTTGGATGCGGCGTTGGCGGGTGCCCTGATGAGCATCCAGGCGGTGAAGTACGTCGAGATCGGAGAAGGTGCCGAGATCGTGGGCATGCGGGGGAGTGCCGCCCACGATCCGATCGAATGGGACGACGACGCGGGCGGATACAGGCGACGGAGCCACCGGGCCGGTGGCATCGAAGGGGGTATGTCGACGGGAGACCTACTCGTCGCCAGGGTCGGGATGAAGCCGCTCGCCACCCTCCGAAGGCCGGTGCTGCCGACCGTCGACGTCCACACGAAGGAAGAGTCGGTCTCTTTCAAGGAGCGGACCGACGTGACCGCCGTCCCCGCGATGGGAGTGGTGGCCGAGGCGATGGTCGCATGGGTGTTGGCCTGCGAGGCGTCTCGGAAGTTCGGCGGCGACTCGACCGAGGAGTTCGTCCGCAACTACCGCTCGTGGGAGGCAGACCTGCGCGAACGCGGCCAGTCGGTGGCGAGGGAGGGCGGTCCGTGA
- a CDS encoding putative pre-16S rRNA nuclease: MSRRTGSRVLGVDPGRKRVGLACSDLGGVLASPLETLEVGDDLVAAAREVARVALEVGADTVVVGLPRSLDGSENESTARARRLAARIAESSGLKVELYDERFTTELAGRMIGESSGRRKPRRVDRKSGRLDAASAAVMLQGWLDRADGVGGRRRSG; this comes from the coding sequence ATGAGCAGGCGGACGGGGTCGAGGGTGCTTGGTGTCGATCCGGGACGCAAGCGCGTCGGGCTGGCGTGCAGTGATCTCGGGGGCGTGCTCGCGTCACCGTTGGAGACCCTCGAAGTGGGTGACGATCTGGTGGCTGCCGCCCGCGAAGTGGCGAGAGTGGCGCTGGAGGTGGGAGCAGACACCGTGGTAGTCGGGCTCCCTCGATCGCTGGACGGCTCGGAGAACGAGTCCACCGCACGTGCGAGGAGACTGGCCGCACGGATAGCGGAGAGCTCGGGTCTGAAGGTGGAGTTGTACGACGAGAGGTTCACCACCGAGCTGGCCGGCCGGATGATCGGGGAGAGCTCGGGGAGGAGGAAGCCCCGTCGAGTCGACAGGAAGTCCGGTCGTCTCGACGCTGCCTCTGCCGCGGTGATGTTGCAGGGCTGGCTGGATCGGGCGGACGGCGTGGGGGGGAGGAGAAGATCCGGGTGA
- the aroE gene encoding shikimate dehydrogenase (NADP(+)), producing MTGGSVAPVMVTATTRLHLVIGRPVRHSLSPVIHNAAFEALGETRVFAALEVPAEAVPALFEAVRRTDGIDGISVTTPCKQSAAAAVDRLSEPADRLRAVNTVAVSPGGVLVGANTDGEGLVAAVRSLGCDLEGARVLLLGAGGAARAAAVAMAEARVDSMVVVARRLQAAKEVAELAGGSARAVDGVDESTVADSDLVVNATVVGMAGGPAPSDVPFDLGGFRPGQWVFDMVYQPLETPLMRRARRAGASVSCGLPMLVHQAAAQIRIWTGREAPVGVMTSAAECFLRQTPR from the coding sequence GTGACGGGCGGATCCGTCGCCCCGGTGATGGTGACGGCGACCACACGGCTGCACCTGGTGATCGGGCGTCCGGTGCGTCATTCCCTCTCGCCGGTGATCCACAACGCAGCGTTCGAGGCTCTCGGTGAGACCCGCGTCTTCGCGGCGCTCGAAGTTCCCGCCGAAGCGGTACCCGCTCTCTTCGAAGCCGTGCGTCGCACCGACGGCATCGACGGGATCTCCGTGACGACGCCGTGCAAGCAGTCCGCGGCCGCGGCCGTGGATCGGCTGAGCGAGCCTGCGGACCGGCTTCGAGCGGTGAACACGGTGGCCGTGTCACCGGGAGGGGTTTTGGTCGGGGCGAACACCGACGGCGAAGGCCTGGTCGCGGCCGTGCGTTCGCTGGGTTGTGACCTCGAAGGCGCTCGGGTACTCCTCCTCGGCGCAGGCGGAGCAGCCAGGGCGGCCGCGGTCGCCATGGCGGAGGCGCGCGTCGATTCGATGGTCGTGGTGGCCAGGAGGTTGCAGGCCGCCAAAGAGGTGGCCGAGCTGGCGGGAGGGTCCGCACGAGCGGTGGACGGCGTTGACGAGTCCACGGTCGCCGACTCGGATCTCGTGGTGAACGCGACGGTCGTCGGGATGGCGGGAGGACCTGCGCCCTCGGACGTCCCGTTCGATCTGGGGGGGTTCCGGCCGGGACAGTGGGTCTTCGACATGGTGTACCAACCCCTCGAGACGCCGTTGATGAGACGCGCCCGCCGGGCCGGTGCCTCGGTGTCTTGCGGGCTCCCGATGCTGGTGCACCAGGCGGCGGCTCAGATCCGGATCTGGACCGGTCGAGAAGCCCCGGTGGGAGTGATGACCTCTGCGGCCGAGTGTTTTCTGCGCCAGACGCCCCGGTAG
- a CDS encoding aminodeoxychorismate lyase produces the protein MNSRPDPAGGWKRIEAWHEMGHPAGTRPRRILWFVSTTALVVLIPVGAGWWWFMTRVDPPGEPGEEVVVEIPQGATTTQIAELLEEEGIISDAFAFRVWLRAKGSPTFEAGEYDEMRRGSSFDDVFERLRAGPRPPDAVTVTIPEGLTLSQVIDKLASDVETFRREDLLDALGKIRPSRFMPSGSRNFEGFLFPDTYRIDETSADDEVAFLQRMVDRFDEVAGEVGLTEAGASGLGAYEIVTVASIVEREAKRPEERPLVARVILNRLEAGMKLEVDATLLYAIGHKERLTESDLETDSPYNTRLYPGLPPTPIGMPGRSALEAALRPAEGDWLYYVLTDPNGTHLFTDDYDEFLTAKAESRRKGLL, from the coding sequence GTGAACTCGAGGCCGGACCCTGCCGGAGGCTGGAAGAGGATCGAGGCTTGGCACGAGATGGGGCATCCCGCGGGGACGCGTCCGCGCCGGATCCTGTGGTTCGTCTCTACGACGGCGTTGGTCGTCCTGATACCGGTCGGCGCCGGATGGTGGTGGTTCATGACCCGGGTCGACCCTCCGGGCGAGCCGGGGGAGGAGGTCGTCGTGGAGATCCCGCAGGGCGCCACTACCACCCAGATCGCCGAACTCTTGGAGGAGGAGGGGATCATCTCGGACGCGTTCGCGTTCAGGGTGTGGCTCAGGGCCAAGGGCTCACCGACCTTCGAGGCCGGCGAGTACGACGAGATGAGGCGGGGTTCGTCGTTCGACGACGTGTTCGAGCGGCTGCGGGCGGGTCCCCGTCCGCCGGACGCTGTCACGGTGACCATCCCGGAGGGGCTCACGCTGAGCCAGGTGATCGACAAGTTGGCCTCCGATGTCGAGACGTTCCGACGGGAGGACCTCCTCGACGCCCTCGGAAAGATCCGCCCCAGCCGCTTCATGCCCTCCGGTTCCCGCAATTTCGAGGGTTTCCTGTTCCCCGACACTTACCGAATCGACGAGACTTCTGCCGACGACGAAGTAGCTTTCCTGCAACGGATGGTCGATCGCTTCGACGAAGTGGCGGGAGAGGTCGGCTTGACCGAGGCCGGCGCGAGCGGCCTGGGTGCGTACGAAATCGTGACTGTGGCCTCCATAGTCGAGCGCGAAGCGAAGCGGCCCGAGGAGCGACCGTTGGTCGCCAGGGTCATTCTGAACCGTCTGGAGGCCGGAATGAAGTTGGAAGTCGACGCGACGCTCTTGTACGCGATCGGGCACAAGGAGCGGCTGACCGAGAGCGACCTGGAGACGGACAGCCCCTACAACACACGCCTCTATCCGGGGCTGCCTCCTACCCCGATCGGCATGCCGGGCCGAAGTGCGCTGGAGGCGGCCCTCAGGCCTGCGGAAGGTGACTGGCTCTACTACGTGTTGACCGATCCGAACGGCACCCACCTGTTCACCGACGACTACGACGAGTTCCTCACGGCCAAGGCCGAGTCCCGGCGCAAGGGGCTGCTGTGA
- the alaS gene encoding alanine--tRNA ligase, with protein sequence MAPRTAHELRRAWVDFFSSEDHLVVPSSSLIPHHPTAPLFTNAGMNQFVPFFLGEEPPPHPRAASVQRCVRTGDIDVVGTTARHLTFFEMLGNFSFGDYFKEGAIRLAWRFSTEVLEFDPERIWVTVHHDDDEAAEIWRDAVGVPQERIQRLGDEDNFWEMQKGAPGPCGPNTELYFDRGEDYGAGGGPAHGSDDRYLEFWNLVFMQYERTPAGDLADLPSRNVDTGAGLERNLVLLQDVPSVFETDVLAPLVSRAASLCGVRYGESAKSDVSLRILADHTRAVAFCVADGVFPSNEDRGYVLRRLLRRLVRHAYLLGAEEQLVAPTLVAECVELMGEAYPELAKNRDFVLEVVEREESRFRQTLRAGMNILDGELERIGPGGRLDGSVAFVLHDTHGFPLELTEEIARERGVEVDREGFDRQMREQKERARSAAKDVAHRDVERFRQVLEEFGPTEFVGRDVYEIDARVIAVVGDVVVLDRTPFYAEAGGQVGDTGVITADGFRLEVVDTVYVLPGLHGHVVRGSTEGVGVGMRVHAAIDAERRERIRRHHTATHLLHWALREVLGEHVKQQGSLVAPDRLRFDFSHYQALTPEEIAAVEDLANAQVIANHPVRHYETSREYAEKIGAIAFFGEKYGERVRVLEAGPHSVELCGGTHVHQLGDIGLIKIVSEGSIGSNLRRIEAVAGLAPVQRMRELEATLSAAAEMLGVPSQEILGGLERRMAEMRQLKAELAALRTELAAVRASELAATAENGIVTGRVDGLGRDDMRTLAMAVRERPGVRAVVLGGVPPEGGVALVAVAGDGIHAGELIGSAVKAIGGGGNTKAERVAMAGGRDPSGLEEALRLAREAAEANA encoded by the coding sequence ATGGCACCGCGGACCGCTCACGAGCTGAGGCGGGCGTGGGTGGACTTCTTCAGCAGCGAAGACCATCTCGTCGTGCCCTCCTCCAGCCTGATACCGCATCATCCGACGGCTCCGCTGTTCACCAACGCGGGGATGAACCAGTTCGTGCCCTTCTTCCTCGGAGAGGAGCCTCCCCCTCATCCGCGCGCGGCGTCCGTGCAGCGGTGCGTCCGGACGGGAGACATCGACGTCGTGGGGACCACGGCACGCCACCTCACGTTCTTCGAGATGTTGGGGAACTTCTCGTTCGGGGACTATTTCAAGGAAGGCGCGATCCGGCTGGCCTGGAGGTTCTCCACCGAAGTCCTCGAGTTCGACCCGGAGCGGATCTGGGTCACCGTACATCACGATGACGACGAGGCGGCGGAGATCTGGCGCGACGCGGTCGGAGTTCCGCAGGAACGCATCCAGCGGCTCGGTGACGAGGACAACTTCTGGGAGATGCAGAAGGGAGCCCCCGGACCGTGTGGTCCGAACACCGAGCTCTACTTCGACAGAGGCGAGGATTACGGGGCAGGCGGTGGTCCCGCCCACGGTTCGGACGACCGCTACCTCGAGTTCTGGAACCTGGTGTTCATGCAGTACGAGAGGACACCGGCTGGGGATCTCGCCGACCTTCCCTCGAGAAACGTGGACACGGGAGCCGGGCTCGAGCGGAACTTGGTCTTGCTCCAGGACGTCCCCTCGGTCTTCGAGACCGATGTATTGGCTCCACTCGTCTCGAGGGCGGCGAGCCTTTGCGGCGTGAGATACGGCGAGTCCGCGAAGTCGGACGTCAGCCTGCGGATCCTCGCCGATCACACTCGAGCCGTGGCCTTCTGCGTCGCAGACGGGGTGTTCCCCTCGAACGAAGACCGTGGGTATGTGCTGCGCAGGCTGCTCCGCCGTCTCGTGCGTCACGCCTACCTGCTCGGGGCGGAGGAGCAGTTGGTCGCGCCGACTCTCGTCGCCGAGTGCGTGGAGCTCATGGGGGAGGCCTATCCGGAGCTGGCCAAGAACAGAGACTTCGTCCTCGAGGTCGTCGAACGGGAAGAGAGCCGCTTCCGTCAGACGTTGCGTGCGGGGATGAACATCCTCGACGGCGAGCTCGAGAGGATCGGGCCGGGTGGACGACTCGATGGTTCAGTCGCCTTCGTGCTCCACGACACCCACGGCTTTCCGCTGGAGCTCACCGAGGAGATCGCACGCGAGCGGGGCGTGGAGGTCGACCGGGAGGGATTCGACCGACAGATGCGGGAGCAGAAGGAGCGGGCCAGATCCGCCGCCAAGGACGTCGCCCACCGCGACGTCGAGCGGTTCCGGCAAGTCCTCGAGGAGTTCGGGCCCACGGAGTTCGTCGGAAGGGACGTATACGAGATCGATGCCCGCGTGATCGCCGTAGTGGGGGACGTGGTCGTCCTCGACCGGACCCCGTTCTACGCGGAGGCGGGCGGCCAAGTCGGTGATACCGGAGTGATCACTGCCGACGGCTTCCGCCTCGAGGTCGTGGACACGGTGTACGTGCTGCCCGGTCTCCACGGTCACGTCGTGAGGGGGTCCACCGAGGGTGTAGGTGTGGGAATGCGGGTCCACGCTGCGATCGACGCCGAGAGGCGGGAGCGGATCAGGCGGCACCACACGGCCACGCACCTCCTCCATTGGGCCTTACGGGAGGTGCTCGGCGAGCACGTCAAGCAGCAGGGCTCCCTGGTGGCACCCGACCGCCTGCGCTTCGACTTCAGCCACTATCAGGCCCTCACGCCCGAGGAGATCGCGGCCGTGGAGGACCTCGCCAACGCCCAGGTGATCGCAAACCATCCCGTGCGTCACTACGAGACCAGTCGTGAGTACGCCGAGAAGATCGGCGCCATAGCGTTCTTCGGCGAGAAGTACGGCGAGCGTGTGAGGGTTCTCGAGGCCGGTCCTCACTCCGTCGAGCTTTGCGGCGGGACCCATGTGCACCAACTCGGCGACATCGGCCTGATCAAGATCGTCTCCGAGGGGTCGATCGGCTCGAACCTGCGTCGGATCGAGGCCGTCGCCGGTCTCGCCCCCGTCCAGAGGATGCGCGAACTCGAGGCGACGCTGTCCGCGGCGGCAGAGATGCTGGGTGTGCCCTCGCAGGAGATCCTCGGCGGACTCGAACGTCGCATGGCCGAGATGCGACAGCTGAAAGCAGAGTTGGCCGCTCTTCGTACGGAATTGGCCGCCGTTCGGGCATCGGAGCTGGCGGCGACGGCGGAGAACGGGATAGTGACCGGCCGGGTCGACGGACTCGGACGGGACGACATGCGAACTCTGGCCATGGCGGTGCGCGAGCGTCCCGGCGTGAGAGCGGTGGTGCTGGGCGGGGTGCCACCCGAGGGTGGGGTCGCACTCGTGGCTGTGGCGGGCGACGGTATCCACGCCGGCGAGCTCATCGGCTCTGCGGTGAAGGCAATCGGCGGAGGAGGGAACACGAAGGCGGAGCGGGTCGCGATGGCAGGTGGCAGAGATCCGTCCGGTCTGGAGGAGGCGCTGAGGCTCGCCCGCGAGGCGGCCGAGGCGAATGCATGA